The genomic DNA AAAATCATTCCTGTCAGTAGATAGGTAGATTTGAGTAGGTTTTATATAGCGATAAATGATAATAAATAAAGTCAAAAGTCAAATTACCAATGACTAATGACTAATGACTAATGACTAAATTAACTAAACTACAGCCATTGGACGACTACCGGCTGCGTGTCTGTCAATTACTTGGTCTATTAAACCGTATTCTTTGGCTTCTTCTGGAGACATGAAAAAGTCACGCTCTGTATCTTCACTAATTCGCTCCATGGGTTGACCGGTGTGTTCGGCTAAATACTCATTTAGCTTGCGCTTGTGGTAAAGAATTTCCCGCGCCTGAATTTCGATGTCAGTTGCTTGACCTTGAGCGCCACCTAAAGGTTGGTGAATCATAATCCGTGAATGGGGTAGACTCATCCGTTTACCTTTTGTACCTGCACTCAGAAGAAAAGCTCCCATACTTGCTGCTAGTCCGGTACAAATAGTACACACATCGGGGCGGATATTTTTCATGGTGTCAAAGATGCCCATACCCGCAGTGACTGAACCACCAGGAGAGTTGATGTACATATAAATGTCTTTCTCTGGGTCTTCAGAATCTAAAAACAGTAATTGGGCAACAATCAGGTTAGCAAGGCTGCTATCTACCTGTTGACCTAAAAAGATGATGCGCTCACGCAATAACCGTGAGTAGATATCAAAGGCGCGTTCGCCACGACCTGATTGTTCAATAACGATAGGAATCATTGAGACTATTTGTAGGTATTTGTCCTTTATTCTATCTAACCTTAGTTGTTAATTGGGTGTTTGTAGAGAAGAGTGGGGATTTATTAGATTTTTCTGTCGCCTGTTTTAGATTGCCTATTGCCCAAAATTACTTAAGAATTGGTTCTCTACAAGCTGTTGGCTGAATACAGCAAGTCTATAATCCTAAATTGAAAATCTTATCAAATCAATTTTTTTTCAGGCACTTTTTCAGGTTTATAGATGTCTAGGTAGTCATGACGATGTGGGAATAGGTTTGCAGAAAGCTTTATTTACCAATTATGAAGTTATGTTTTCAACATAGCTCACAGTGTCATAGATATTGACATATAAATGGCTTGCTTGATCTGGGCAACTTTGTATGAATCAACACTTTTTCAGGTATTAGTAACTTTTTTACAATTTTTACATTCGCTTCTGGTTAATATTCCGGACATTTTTTGTAAATCTGGTAAATCGGGAGTAAGTGTTGTATTTAGATTAACCAATCTAACTGTAAATCCTATTGATCAAAAGAGATAATTACTATGCGGGAAAAACTTATACAAGCTGCTTTAATTACTTTTTTATTGCATCTAATCACCGTACTTAACGGTACTAATCAAATTAGTCGTAAAACTATATCACCTATATCGGAAATGCCTGTACATATTTTGGGTTCAACTATTCGATTGTTTAAGTAATTGGTGACTGGTGACTGGTGACTGGTGACAAGTAAACTGATAACTAATCACTAATCGCTAATCACTAATTTATGACTAATCGTTTAGCAAACACAAAAAGCCTTTATTTACGGAAACACTCTGAAAACCCGATTGATTGGTGGCCTTGGTGTGATCAGGCTTTGGAAACTGCGAAGTCAGAGGATAAACCGATTTTCCTTTCGATTGGTTATTCTAGCTGTCACTGGTGTACGGTGATGGAGGGTGAGGCGTTTTCTGATTTGGCGATCGCTGAATATATGAATGCCAATTTTCTTCCTATCAAGGTAGACCGGGAAGAACGACCTGACATAGATAGTATCTATATGCAGAGTTTACAAATGATGAGTGGTCAAGGAGGTTGGCCACTGAATGTTTTTTTATCTCCTGATGATTTAGTCCCGTTTTACGCTGGGACTTATTTTCCAGTTGATCCCCGTTATGGTCGTCCGGGTTTTCTACAAGTTTTACAGGCTTTACGTGGTTATTATGATACTGAAAAGGAAGAATTACGCCAACGTAAGGCGGTAATTTTAGAGGCTTTGTTGACCTCTGCGGTATTAGAGAAAACCGCAAGTCCAGAAATTATAGATCATCAATTATTACAAACAGGTTGGGAAACTGCGACGAAAATTATTACTCCTAAACAGGTTGGTAATAGTTTCCCTATGATTCCCTATTGTGAGTTAGCTTTGCGGGGTACGAGGTTTAATTATCAATCTCCCTACAACGGAAAACAGCTTTCTACTCAACGGGGATTTGATTTAGCGTTGGGGGGAATTTATGATCATGTTGCTGGTGGTTTCCATCGCTATACCGTTGATCCAACTTGGACTGTCCCCCATTTTGAGAAGATGCTTTACGATAATGGTCAAATTGTCGAATTTTTGGCTGATTTGTGGAGTGCAGGAGTTCAAGAACCAGCTTTTAAAAGGGCGGTATCTGGAACTGTACAATGGTTACAACGGGAAATGATCGCACCTACAGGTTATTTTTATGCTTCCCAAGATGCGGATAGTTTTGTTAATTCTGGAGATGCAGAACCGGAAGAAGGTGCTTTTTATGTCTGGAATTTTCAGGAATTACAACAACTGTTAACAACAGCAGAATTAACGGAATTACAACAGCAGTTTTCTATTAGTGTGAATGGCAATTTTGAAGGGAATAATGTTTTACAAAGACTGCATCCTGGTGAATTAAGTGAAACTCTAGAAATAGCTTTGAATAAGTTATTTACTGCGCGTTATGGTGAAAGATTAGAAAATTTAGCACTTTTTCCCCCAGCGGGAGATAATCAGGAAGCAAAAACAACTAACTGGCCTGGTCGGATTCCGGCAGTTAGTGATACTAAAATGATTGTAGCTTGGAATAGTTTGATGATTTCTGGTTTAGCAAGATCATCTCAGGTTTTCCAAGAACCAAGTTATTTAGAGTTAGCAAAAACGGCAGCTAATTTTATTTTAGATCATCAATTTGTCAATGGTCGTTTTCATCGTCTCAATTATGAAGGTGAAGCGACGGTATTAGCACAATCTGAAGATTACGCTTTTTTCATTAAAGCATTGTTGAATTTACACCAAGCTGATGTCGGAAATGCTGAATGGTTAGAAAAAGCGATTTCTCTACAAGATGAATTTAATCAATATCTTTGGAGTCCAGAATTAGGTGGTTATTTCAATACATCTAGTGATAATAGTCAAGATTTGATTGTGAGAGAAAGGAGTTTTGTGGATAATGCGACACCTTCAGCTAATGGTATTGCGATCGCTAATTTGGTACGCTTATCT from Okeanomitos corallinicola TIOX110 includes the following:
- a CDS encoding thioredoxin domain-containing protein, translated to MTNRLANTKSLYLRKHSENPIDWWPWCDQALETAKSEDKPIFLSIGYSSCHWCTVMEGEAFSDLAIAEYMNANFLPIKVDREERPDIDSIYMQSLQMMSGQGGWPLNVFLSPDDLVPFYAGTYFPVDPRYGRPGFLQVLQALRGYYDTEKEELRQRKAVILEALLTSAVLEKTASPEIIDHQLLQTGWETATKIITPKQVGNSFPMIPYCELALRGTRFNYQSPYNGKQLSTQRGFDLALGGIYDHVAGGFHRYTVDPTWTVPHFEKMLYDNGQIVEFLADLWSAGVQEPAFKRAVSGTVQWLQREMIAPTGYFYASQDADSFVNSGDAEPEEGAFYVWNFQELQQLLTTAELTELQQQFSISVNGNFEGNNVLQRLHPGELSETLEIALNKLFTARYGERLENLALFPPAGDNQEAKTTNWPGRIPAVSDTKMIVAWNSLMISGLARSSQVFQEPSYLELAKTAANFILDHQFVNGRFHRLNYEGEATVLAQSEDYAFFIKALLNLHQADVGNAEWLEKAISLQDEFNQYLWSPELGGYFNTSSDNSQDLIVRERSFVDNATPSANGIAIANLVRLSLLTDHLHYLDLAESGIKAFQGVMNNSPQACPSLFTALDWYQNCTLIRSNKEQIWSLITQYLPTIVFSQVSDLPAGSVGLVCQGLKCLPAPESFEELLAQVQRSQNRS
- the clpP gene encoding ATP-dependent Clp endopeptidase proteolytic subunit ClpP, whose translation is MIPIVIEQSGRGERAFDIYSRLLRERIIFLGQQVDSSLANLIVAQLLFLDSEDPEKDIYMYINSPGGSVTAGMGIFDTMKNIRPDVCTICTGLAASMGAFLLSAGTKGKRMSLPHSRIMIHQPLGGAQGQATDIEIQAREILYHKRKLNEYLAEHTGQPMERISEDTERDFFMSPEEAKEYGLIDQVIDRHAAGSRPMAVV